In Saccharothrix violaceirubra, the following are encoded in one genomic region:
- a CDS encoding M16 family metallopeptidase, with the protein MALPELHRFTLPNGLRVVLAPDSSAPVVGVSVHYDVGFRSEPEGRTGFAHLFEHLMFQGSESLEKLAHFRHVQSSGGTFNGSTHPDYTDYYQVLPSAALERALFLEADRMRAPKITEENLRNQIDVVKEEIRLNVLNRPYGGFPWILLPPVLFTTFPNAHNGYGDFVDLENATVDDCAAFFDAYYAPGNAVLTVAGDLDVERTKSLVDKHFGDVPARPVPARPSFAEDAPKGERRAEHTDKLAPMPALALGYRIPDPVTEVEGYLAYLVLAGVLTDGDGSRLQQRLVHGDAIVVDVGAGCGLFGPLEARDPDTFSVTAIHPPDVPVERVIAAVDEELLKLAEHGPTERELAKVTARWVSTMHREHDRLTSRTLGLGSAELLFGRAELLYELPEKLAAVTADAVAAAAKALRADARAVLIVKPADGGTE; encoded by the coding sequence ATGGCGCTACCGGAACTGCACAGGTTCACGCTCCCCAACGGACTGCGGGTCGTGCTCGCCCCTGATTCAAGCGCACCCGTCGTAGGCGTGAGCGTGCACTACGACGTGGGGTTCCGCTCCGAACCCGAAGGTCGTACGGGTTTCGCGCACCTCTTCGAACACCTGATGTTCCAGGGCAGCGAGAGCTTGGAGAAGCTGGCGCACTTCCGCCATGTGCAGTCCTCGGGCGGCACGTTCAACGGCTCGACGCACCCCGACTACACCGACTACTACCAGGTGCTGCCCAGCGCGGCCCTCGAGCGCGCGCTGTTCCTCGAGGCGGACCGCATGCGCGCGCCCAAGATCACGGAGGAGAACCTCCGCAACCAGATCGACGTGGTGAAGGAGGAGATCCGCCTCAACGTGCTCAACCGGCCCTACGGCGGGTTCCCCTGGATCCTGCTGCCGCCGGTGCTGTTCACGACGTTCCCCAACGCGCACAACGGGTACGGCGACTTCGTGGACCTGGAGAACGCGACCGTCGACGACTGCGCGGCGTTCTTCGACGCCTACTACGCGCCGGGCAACGCGGTGCTGACGGTCGCCGGCGACCTCGACGTCGAGCGCACCAAGTCGCTGGTGGACAAGCACTTCGGCGACGTGCCCGCGCGGCCCGTGCCGGCGCGTCCGTCCTTCGCGGAGGACGCGCCGAAGGGTGAGCGGCGGGCCGAGCACACGGACAAGCTCGCGCCCATGCCCGCGCTCGCCCTGGGGTACCGCATCCCCGATCCGGTGACGGAGGTGGAGGGGTACCTGGCGTACCTGGTGCTCGCGGGCGTGCTGACCGACGGCGACGGGTCGCGGTTGCAGCAGCGCCTGGTGCACGGCGACGCGATCGTGGTGGACGTCGGCGCGGGCTGCGGTCTGTTCGGTCCGCTGGAGGCGCGCGACCCGGACACGTTCAGCGTCACCGCGATCCACCCGCCGGACGTGCCGGTCGAGCGCGTGATCGCGGCCGTCGACGAGGAGCTGCTCAAGCTCGCCGAGCACGGTCCGACCGAGCGCGAACTGGCCAAGGTGACCGCCCGCTGGGTGTCCACGATGCACCGCGAGCACGACCGGCTCACCAGCCGCACGCTCGGCCTCGGCTCGGCCGAGCTGCTGTTCGGCCGCGCGGAACTGCTCTACGAGCTGCCCGAGAAGCTGGCCGCCGTCACCGCCGACGCGGTGGCCGCCGCGGCCAAGGCACTGCGCGCCGACGCGCGTGCCGTCCTGATCGTCAAGCCCGCCGACGGAGGTACCGAGTGA
- a CDS encoding DUF2207 family protein, producing MSKNWVAAFGCVAALLAFGGTAAAQPTTGEAPGLPGTVAVDVRLKLERDGALTVTEVVAVPEGRTAGRTVPLRIAVGDGRDRVFTVTDAKVDGRGTATADAEQLSLALDGGTSTVSYRVVGAVAKIGDALELRWQPASGWNTDLDSVKVSVITPDMPRSVNCLAGPPGTSQPCSSAELGDGRGVRATEFGLAAGERVDIAIGLQDGAAPPNARVEESSTLASAFALTPATGLGLGALALVLLVGVGLLWFLRGRDARALAGDVAPVRVLVDDGHGHVAFASPDGVLPGQVGTVVDEHVDVVDVTATAVDLAVRNYVWIEEVGELDWRFVRRNPADASLSGYERAVYDAVLPAGTDAVLLSELRGRRIDLSAVRHELYADVVAKNWFARRPDAERSLWWWVGLGIGGVGLAAAVVFVVTGGPALFGLLVAVAGVAVALGARWMPARTKRGSVLLEHVRGLRGYLVTATPADVPAADREMVFSRSLPYAVVLGEAERWLGAFAGEQAGLYWYGEAERTADLRRFAGRFPAFLGAVDGVLAQAGHLRSLKG from the coding sequence GTGTCGAAAAACTGGGTGGCGGCATTCGGGTGTGTCGCGGCGCTCCTCGCGTTCGGCGGCACGGCCGCGGCGCAGCCCACGACCGGCGAGGCGCCCGGTCTGCCCGGCACGGTGGCCGTCGACGTGCGGCTCAAGCTCGAACGCGACGGCGCGCTGACCGTCACCGAGGTCGTCGCCGTGCCCGAGGGCCGGACGGCCGGCCGGACGGTCCCGTTGCGCATCGCGGTCGGTGACGGCCGCGACCGCGTGTTCACCGTCACGGACGCGAAGGTCGACGGCAGGGGCACCGCCACCGCCGACGCCGAGCAGCTCTCGCTCGCCCTGGACGGCGGCACGTCCACCGTCTCCTACCGCGTCGTCGGCGCGGTGGCCAAGATCGGCGACGCGCTGGAGCTGCGCTGGCAGCCCGCTTCCGGCTGGAACACCGACCTGGACTCGGTGAAGGTCTCGGTGATCACGCCGGACATGCCGAGGTCGGTCAACTGCCTGGCCGGTCCGCCCGGCACCTCCCAGCCGTGCTCGTCGGCCGAACTCGGCGACGGGCGGGGCGTGCGCGCCACCGAGTTCGGCCTGGCGGCGGGCGAACGCGTCGACATCGCGATCGGCCTGCAGGACGGCGCCGCCCCGCCGAACGCCCGGGTCGAGGAGTCGTCGACGTTGGCGTCGGCGTTCGCGCTCACCCCGGCGACGGGGTTGGGCCTGGGCGCCCTGGCGCTGGTCCTGCTGGTCGGCGTCGGTCTGCTCTGGTTCCTGCGCGGACGCGACGCGCGCGCGTTGGCGGGCGACGTCGCCCCGGTCCGGGTGCTCGTCGACGACGGGCACGGGCACGTGGCGTTCGCCTCGCCGGACGGCGTGCTGCCCGGCCAGGTCGGCACCGTGGTGGACGAGCACGTGGACGTGGTCGACGTGACCGCGACCGCGGTCGACCTGGCGGTGCGCAACTACGTGTGGATCGAGGAGGTCGGCGAGCTGGACTGGCGGTTCGTCCGCCGCAACCCGGCCGACGCCTCGCTGTCGGGTTACGAGCGCGCGGTGTACGACGCGGTGTTGCCCGCCGGGACGGACGCCGTGCTGCTGTCGGAGTTGCGCGGCCGGCGGATCGACCTGTCGGCGGTCCGGCACGAGCTGTACGCGGACGTCGTGGCCAAGAACTGGTTCGCCCGCCGCCCGGACGCCGAGCGCAGCCTGTGGTGGTGGGTCGGCCTGGGCATCGGCGGGGTGGGTCTGGCGGCGGCCGTCGTGTTCGTGGTGACGGGCGGTCCGGCGCTGTTCGGTCTGCTGGTCGCCGTGGCCGGTGTCGCGGTGGCGCTCGGCGCGCGGTGGATGCCCGCGCGCACCAAGCGCGGCAGCGTGCTGCTCGAACACGTCCGGGGGCTGCGCGGCTACCTCGTCACGGCCACGCCCGCCGACGTGCCGGCGGCCGACCGCGAGATGGTGTTCTCCCGATCGCTGCCCTACGCCGTCGTGCTGGGCGAGGCCGAGCGCTGGCTCGGCGCGTTCGCGGGCGAGCAGGCGGGCCTGTACTGGTACGGCGAAGCCGAGCGCACCGCCGACCTGCGGCGGTTCGCGGGGCGGTTCCCGGCGTTCCTCGGCGCGGTCGACGGCGTGCTCGCCCAGGCGGGGCACCTGCGTTCGCTCAAGGGGTGA
- a CDS encoding neutral zinc metallopeptidase, translating to MTQPPQPGGRPSPRPVGPPPVPAPLTPRPTRPYPMPPPQNQPGPYQQPGPYPQQPGGYPQQQPGPYGPPQPGYQQPWPQMPPRAVMPPPVPAQQPGWGQQPPGWPQQYQPYPPLRRKSNSGPIVAAVIVGVVVLGIAAIGVFASLTRHKTTDDASYSGYSTYTYSVAPTTTTTNRTTTQSTTRPSATTRPSPSTTAKAGPKAVVALGDNPIHGNDLGAFDIDGCALPPMDYSVAGQERFLRAALPCIEAMWKPSFTKANLPYQPVELTMVTSQVTNACGTVSPDRTAVYCEGGIFWTPLHYSGETGNANPNHPGKYLGQLAHEYGHHVQWLSGILRAASQAQYDKGGWDTPAGLELNRRKELQATCFGGMTLAPLSHGAIPTDVIQVALTDAGNRGDYPVYPNRDHGAPERNAAWVQHGYKNNSTSACNTWTASAADVS from the coding sequence ATGACGCAACCACCGCAGCCGGGTGGCCGGCCGTCGCCACGGCCGGTCGGCCCGCCCCCGGTGCCCGCACCGCTGACGCCGCGGCCGACCCGGCCCTATCCGATGCCGCCGCCCCAGAACCAACCCGGGCCTTATCAACAACCCGGACCGTACCCGCAGCAACCGGGCGGCTACCCGCAGCAGCAGCCCGGTCCGTACGGACCACCGCAGCCCGGCTACCAGCAGCCGTGGCCGCAGATGCCGCCACGTGCGGTCATGCCCCCGCCCGTCCCCGCGCAGCAACCCGGCTGGGGGCAGCAGCCGCCGGGGTGGCCGCAGCAGTACCAGCCGTACCCGCCGTTGCGGCGCAAGAGCAACAGCGGCCCGATCGTCGCGGCGGTCATCGTCGGCGTCGTGGTCCTCGGCATCGCGGCGATCGGCGTGTTCGCCTCGCTCACCCGACACAAGACGACCGACGACGCGTCGTACTCCGGCTACTCCACGTACACGTACTCGGTGGCGCCGACCACGACCACGACGAACCGGACCACGACGCAGAGCACCACCAGACCATCCGCGACGACAAGACCGTCGCCGAGCACCACCGCCAAGGCCGGCCCCAAGGCGGTCGTCGCCCTGGGCGACAACCCCATCCACGGCAACGACCTCGGGGCGTTCGACATCGACGGGTGCGCGTTGCCGCCGATGGACTACTCGGTCGCCGGCCAGGAACGGTTCCTGCGCGCGGCGCTGCCGTGCATCGAGGCGATGTGGAAGCCGTCGTTCACCAAGGCGAACCTGCCCTACCAACCGGTCGAGCTGACCATGGTCACGTCGCAGGTCACCAACGCGTGCGGCACCGTCAGCCCGGACCGGACGGCCGTGTACTGCGAGGGCGGCATCTTCTGGACGCCACTGCACTACTCCGGCGAGACCGGCAACGCCAACCCCAACCACCCCGGCAAGTACCTGGGCCAGCTCGCCCACGAGTACGGGCACCACGTGCAGTGGCTGTCGGGCATCCTGCGCGCCGCGAGCCAGGCCCAGTACGACAAGGGCGGCTGGGACACCCCGGCCGGGCTGGAACTCAACCGCCGCAAGGAGTTGCAGGCCACCTGCTTCGGCGGCATGACGCTGGCGCCGCTGTCGCACGGCGCGATCCCGACCGACGTCATCCAGGTCGCGCTGACCGACGCGGGCAACCGCGGCGACTACCCGGTCTACCCGAACCGTGACCACGGTGCGCCGGAGCGTAATGCGGCGTGGGTCCAGCACGGGTACAAGAACAATTCCACGAGCGCGTGCAACACTTGGACCGCCAGCGCGGCCGATGTCAGCTAG
- a CDS encoding neutral zinc metallopeptidase: MHTPEQPRNNPMVLVGVFSAVVLFVLGLGAVQDIRVPDPIPGRAVAAPGGALPAEAPGPRPVLRLGDHPLLVKAVSLPATACALPAFGLSDKELIAYYTAGVACMDEAWRPVLEQANLPFERPTLNATPELGGSPCGDAPAEGEAVAYYCGRNRAIYMPTGRMRDNGGGDRPGTHLATLAHEYGHHVQALSGMLRAADFKIGAAGEETPAGLEWSRRIELQANCFAGLFLYATSDALGPDLAREAAEDFQYAVEEPAEKNAHGLPDNQAEWAMNGFAAGTTGSCNTYTASAADVA; the protein is encoded by the coding sequence GTGCACACGCCCGAGCAGCCCAGGAACAACCCGATGGTGCTCGTCGGCGTGTTCTCGGCGGTGGTCCTCTTCGTGCTCGGCCTGGGCGCCGTGCAGGACATCCGCGTCCCGGACCCGATCCCCGGCCGGGCGGTCGCCGCGCCCGGTGGCGCGCTGCCCGCCGAGGCGCCGGGGCCGCGGCCCGTGCTCCGGCTCGGCGACCACCCGTTGCTGGTGAAGGCCGTAAGCCTGCCCGCGACCGCGTGCGCGTTGCCCGCGTTCGGGCTGTCGGACAAGGAACTGATCGCCTACTACACGGCCGGTGTCGCGTGCATGGACGAAGCGTGGCGGCCGGTGCTGGAGCAGGCGAACCTGCCGTTCGAACGGCCGACCCTCAACGCCACGCCGGAACTGGGCGGGTCGCCGTGCGGCGACGCGCCGGCCGAAGGCGAGGCCGTGGCGTACTACTGCGGGCGCAACCGCGCGATCTACATGCCGACCGGGCGGATGCGCGACAACGGCGGCGGCGACCGGCCGGGCACGCACCTGGCGACGTTGGCGCACGAGTACGGGCACCACGTTCAGGCGCTGTCGGGCATGCTGCGCGCGGCCGACTTCAAGATCGGCGCGGCGGGCGAGGAGACGCCCGCGGGCCTCGAGTGGTCGCGTCGCATCGAGTTGCAGGCCAACTGCTTCGCGGGGCTCTTCCTGTACGCGACCTCCGACGCCCTGGGGCCGGACCTGGCCCGTGAGGCGGCCGAGGACTTCCAGTACGCGGTCGAGGAGCCGGCGGAGAAGAACGCGCACGGCCTGCCGGACAACCAGGCGGAGTGGGCGATGAACGGGTTCGCGGCCGGCACGACCGGGTCGTGCAACACCTACACGGCGTCGGCGGCGGACGTCGCCTGA
- a CDS encoding response regulator transcription factor, which produces MSTAARVLVIEDAEAIGAAVGSALREAGYQVQLRADGRELESDLARFRPDLVVLDVMLPGRDGFALLEVVRRTTGAGVVMLTARDGVADRLRGLDRGADDYVVKPFVLAELVARVSAVLRRLGRTPSTVQIGDLVVDADSAVVLRGDAPVELTATELRLLRYLAVQRGRVVGKTQILTAVWGYEDYDPNLVEVHVSALRRKLEEHGPRLLHTVRGLGYVLRAEVS; this is translated from the coding sequence GTGTCGACTGCCGCCAGGGTTCTGGTCATCGAGGACGCCGAGGCCATCGGCGCCGCCGTCGGTTCCGCGCTGCGGGAGGCGGGCTACCAGGTCCAGCTCCGCGCCGACGGGCGGGAGCTGGAGTCCGACCTGGCGCGGTTCCGCCCGGATCTGGTCGTGCTCGACGTGATGCTGCCCGGCCGGGACGGGTTCGCGTTGCTGGAGGTAGTCCGGCGCACGACGGGCGCGGGGGTGGTCATGCTGACCGCGCGTGACGGGGTCGCGGACCGGCTGCGCGGCCTGGACCGGGGTGCCGACGACTACGTGGTCAAGCCCTTCGTGCTGGCGGAACTGGTGGCCCGGGTCAGCGCGGTGCTGCGCCGGCTCGGGCGGACCCCGTCGACGGTGCAGATCGGGGACCTCGTGGTCGACGCCGACTCGGCCGTGGTGCTGCGCGGCGACGCGCCCGTCGAGCTGACCGCGACCGAGCTGCGGCTGCTGCGCTACCTGGCCGTCCAACGCGGGCGGGTGGTCGGCAAGACGCAGATCCTCACGGCGGTGTGGGGCTACGAGGACTACGACCCGAACCTGGTCGAGGTCCACGTCAGCGCGTTGCGCCGCAAGCTGGAGGAGCACGGTCCCCGGCTGTTGCACACCGTGCGCGGGCTCGGCTACGTGCTCAGAGCGGAGGTCTCGTGA
- a CDS encoding sensor histidine kinase, producing MSVRPGPEDPDEAPGLRTVSLRRRVTLSALGVLAVVLIGVVLLVDALFTVQSGRDVDALLAERGRVAQQLVKQGRLDGEELVARLAGRGIQVRVVLPDGTVYGDPPTDKRIDKVFPDGTRVTLYADQAVLAGPQARLRRLLVVVGLGALGVAAVALVLVIRRALGPLDAMTTLAKSIAGGHRGYRLNPARTDNELGRTAAAFDDMLDSLEGSEERTKRFVADAAHELRTPIAGVQAVAEALVQAGGAEEREELNLLLVREARRAGRLVDDLLSLARIDAGLELHREPVDLLALAEAEATRTRLVAPEFDIAAEGTTAYVDGDPQRLAQVLVNLADNARQATGHGGTVRIRVSTPGAFAHLTVSDNGPGVPPDDRERIFDRLVRLDKARDRRSGGSGLGLSIARGVVRAHGGELLCATPESSGATFLVRLPLTDHPTRPDRPSPATHPMPTDHPPRSDHPGQADHPPRAGHPPRTPHPGSADRSAPMDQLHADSSPGPTSHR from the coding sequence GTGAGCGTCCGACCCGGCCCCGAGGACCCGGACGAGGCCCCCGGCCTGCGCACGGTGTCGCTGCGGCGTCGGGTCACGCTGTCCGCGCTCGGCGTCCTCGCCGTGGTGCTGATCGGCGTGGTGCTGCTGGTGGACGCGTTGTTCACCGTGCAGTCCGGCCGCGACGTGGACGCGCTCCTCGCGGAACGCGGACGCGTGGCCCAGCAACTGGTCAAGCAGGGCAGGTTGGACGGGGAGGAGTTGGTCGCGCGGCTGGCGGGCCGGGGCATCCAGGTCCGGGTCGTGCTGCCGGACGGCACGGTCTACGGCGACCCGCCGACGGACAAGCGGATCGACAAGGTCTTCCCGGACGGCACGCGGGTCACGCTCTACGCCGACCAGGCCGTGCTCGCCGGACCGCAGGCCCGGTTGCGGCGGCTGCTGGTCGTGGTCGGACTCGGCGCGCTCGGTGTCGCGGCGGTCGCGCTGGTGCTCGTGATCCGGCGGGCGCTGGGGCCGTTGGACGCGATGACGACGCTGGCCAAGTCGATCGCCGGCGGGCACCGGGGCTACCGGCTCAACCCGGCGCGCACGGACAACGAACTGGGCCGTACCGCGGCGGCCTTCGACGACATGCTCGACTCGCTGGAGGGATCGGAGGAACGGACGAAGCGCTTCGTCGCGGACGCGGCGCACGAACTGCGCACCCCGATCGCGGGCGTGCAGGCCGTCGCCGAGGCCCTCGTGCAGGCCGGTGGCGCCGAGGAACGGGAGGAGTTGAACCTGTTGCTGGTACGCGAGGCACGCCGCGCCGGCCGACTGGTCGACGACCTGCTGTCGTTGGCCCGCATCGACGCCGGACTGGAACTGCACCGCGAACCCGTGGACCTGCTCGCGCTCGCCGAAGCGGAGGCGACCCGCACCCGCCTGGTCGCGCCCGAGTTCGACATCGCGGCCGAGGGCACGACGGCCTACGTCGACGGCGACCCGCAACGCCTGGCCCAGGTGCTGGTCAACCTGGCCGACAACGCCCGCCAGGCGACCGGCCACGGCGGCACGGTCCGGATCCGGGTGTCGACACCCGGCGCGTTCGCCCACCTGACCGTGTCCGACAACGGTCCGGGCGTCCCGCCCGACGACCGGGAACGCATCTTCGACCGCCTGGTGCGCCTGGACAAGGCCCGCGACCGCCGCTCCGGCGGCTCGGGCCTGGGCCTGTCCATCGCCCGAGGCGTGGTCCGCGCCCACGGCGGCGAACTCCTCTGCGCCACACCGGAATCCTCCGGTGCCACCTTCCTGGTCCGCCTGCCCCTCACCGACCACCCGACCAGACCGGACCGCCCTTCACCCGCCACCCACCCGATGCCGACCGACCACCCACCCCGGTCGGACCACCCAGGCCAGGCGGACCACCCACCTCGGGCAGGCCACCCACCTCGAACACCGCACCCCGGCTCGGCAGACCGCTCGGCTCCGATGGACCAACTACACGCGGACTCATCGCCCGGCCCGACTTCACACCGCTGA
- a CDS encoding potassium channel family protein, giving the protein MIRRFTQGEPLSERPGHSLVGVIRMPDSVQSPVRAIMKRVIGALAALCAAVLIVYLDRDGYRDVNGDGLSLLDSIYYATVSLSTTGYGDITPASSSARLVNVLVITPLRVLFLIVLVGTTLEVLTERSRQALRIQKWRSKVRDHVVVVGYGTKGRSAVSALLGDGVDPGSIVVVDTSQESLDAASAIGLVTVHGSGTSNDVLQVAGAPRARAIVVAANRDDTAVLVTLTARELAKKAQIVASVRERENEHLLRQSGADSVVVSSETAGRLLGMATATPSVVAMVEDLLTPDAGLAIAERDVEASEIGGSPRHLPDIVLGVVRGGKLYRVDAAEADAVEAGDRLLYVKKVTPPDGD; this is encoded by the coding sequence ATGATCCGCCGGTTCACCCAGGGCGAGCCGCTGAGCGAGCGCCCCGGCCACTCGCTGGTCGGCGTGATCAGGATGCCGGACTCGGTGCAGAGCCCGGTCCGCGCGATCATGAAACGCGTGATCGGCGCGCTGGCCGCGTTGTGCGCCGCCGTGCTGATCGTCTACCTCGACCGCGACGGGTACCGCGACGTCAACGGTGACGGCCTGTCGTTGCTGGACTCGATCTACTACGCCACGGTGTCGCTGTCGACCACCGGCTACGGCGACATCACGCCGGCCAGCTCGTCGGCGCGACTGGTGAACGTCCTCGTCATCACCCCGCTGCGGGTGCTGTTCCTGATCGTGCTGGTCGGTACCACCCTCGAAGTGCTCACCGAGCGCTCCCGGCAGGCGTTGCGCATCCAGAAGTGGAGATCCAAGGTGCGGGACCACGTGGTCGTCGTCGGGTACGGGACGAAGGGGCGGTCGGCCGTCAGCGCGCTGCTGGGCGACGGTGTCGACCCCGGTTCGATCGTCGTCGTCGACACCTCCCAGGAATCGCTCGACGCGGCGTCCGCGATCGGCCTGGTGACCGTGCACGGGTCGGGCACCAGCAACGACGTGCTCCAGGTCGCCGGTGCGCCCCGGGCGCGGGCGATCGTCGTCGCGGCCAACCGGGACGACACGGCGGTGCTGGTGACGTTGACCGCGCGCGAGCTGGCGAAGAAGGCGCAGATCGTCGCGTCGGTGCGGGAACGCGAGAACGAGCACCTGCTGAGGCAGTCCGGCGCCGACTCGGTGGTGGTGTCCAGCGAGACCGCCGGTCGCCTGCTGGGCATGGCGACCGCGACCCCGTCGGTGGTTGCGATGGTCGAGGACCTGCTCACCCCGGACGCGGGCTTGGCCATCGCCGAACGCGACGTCGAGGCGTCCGAGATCGGCGGCTCGCCCCGCCACCTGCCCGACATCGTGCTGGGGGTCGTGCGCGGCGGGAAGCTGTACCGCGTGGACGCGGCCGAGGCCGACGCGGTGGAGGCCGGTGACCGGCTCCTCTACGTCAAGAAGGTCACCCCGCCCGACGGCGACTGA
- a CDS encoding M20/M25/M40 family metallo-hydrolase: MTGDPENPEREAVAAFLDDTVARLRDWLAIPSVGVDPAHRADMDASARLLADTLRADGWPDVRVWDEGPALPAVYACLPAADPDAPTVLVYAHHDVQPAGPLDRWDHPPFAGTLVGDELFGRGASDDKGQVAMHLLGVRAHLAAIGARQPAVTIKLLVEGEEETGSPNLGRLVDDHAADLAADLVVFSDTPVYAREAPTVCTGQRGVYAAEVTFVGGQSDVHSGRAGGSVPNPVTGLARLVAALHDDRGRVRIEGFYDDVVEPTAAERADYAALPFDDDTWLANSGGARGLAGEEGWSTLERVWVRPTAEVNGFHGGYTGAGVMTIVPARASVKLSFRLVPDQRPEHVAEALRRFVAAHTPAGLHAEVVDVGDGVPPYAVDVAHPAVKALHEAMETAFDQPVRFSRTGGSGPAAVLRARLGVPVVYLGATLPDDRIHAPNERVVVSQLGRGAEAAAHLWRLLAERLP; the protein is encoded by the coding sequence GTGACCGGTGATCCGGAAAATCCCGAACGGGAGGCGGTCGCGGCGTTCCTCGACGACACCGTCGCCCGCCTCCGCGACTGGCTCGCGATCCCGTCCGTCGGGGTCGACCCGGCGCACCGCGCCGACATGGACGCCTCCGCGCGCCTGCTGGCCGACACCCTGCGTGCCGACGGTTGGCCCGACGTCCGGGTGTGGGACGAGGGGCCCGCGCTGCCCGCCGTGTACGCCTGCCTGCCGGCCGCCGACCCGGACGCGCCGACCGTGCTCGTCTACGCCCACCACGACGTCCAGCCCGCCGGGCCGCTCGACCGGTGGGACCACCCGCCGTTCGCGGGGACGCTCGTCGGCGACGAGCTGTTCGGACGCGGTGCCAGCGACGACAAGGGCCAGGTCGCGATGCACCTGCTCGGCGTGCGCGCCCACCTCGCCGCGATCGGAGCGCGGCAGCCCGCCGTGACGATCAAGCTGCTGGTCGAGGGCGAGGAGGAGACCGGCTCGCCCAACCTGGGTCGGTTGGTCGACGACCACGCCGCCGACCTCGCCGCGGACCTGGTCGTGTTCAGCGACACACCGGTCTACGCGCGCGAGGCCCCGACCGTGTGCACGGGTCAGCGTGGCGTGTACGCGGCCGAGGTCACGTTCGTCGGCGGGCAGTCCGACGTGCACTCGGGACGTGCGGGCGGCAGCGTGCCCAACCCGGTCACCGGACTGGCCCGGCTCGTCGCCGCGTTGCACGACGATCGGGGCCGGGTGCGGATCGAAGGCTTCTACGACGACGTGGTCGAGCCCACCGCCGCCGAACGCGCCGACTACGCGGCCCTGCCGTTCGACGACGACACGTGGCTGGCCAACTCCGGCGGTGCGCGCGGCCTGGCCGGCGAGGAGGGGTGGTCCACGCTCGAACGCGTGTGGGTGCGCCCGACCGCCGAGGTCAACGGCTTCCACGGCGGGTACACGGGCGCCGGCGTCATGACGATCGTGCCCGCGCGGGCGTCGGTGAAGCTGTCGTTCCGGCTCGTGCCCGACCAGCGGCCCGAACACGTCGCGGAGGCGTTGCGCCGGTTCGTCGCGGCCCACACGCCGGCCGGTCTGCACGCCGAGGTCGTCGACGTGGGCGACGGTGTGCCGCCTTACGCGGTGGACGTCGCGCACCCGGCCGTCAAGGCGTTGCACGAAGCCATGGAGACCGCGTTCGACCAACCTGTGCGGTTCAGTCGCACCGGCGGCTCGGGCCCGGCCGCGGTGTTGCGCGCACGCCTCGGCGTGCCGGTCGTCTACCTGGGTGCGACCCTGCCGGATGATCGCATCCACGCGCCGAACGAGCGTGTCGTCGTGTCACAGCTCGGGCGCGGCGCCGAGGCCGCCGCACACCTGTGGCGGCTCCTAGCCGAGAGGTTGCCATGA
- a CDS encoding DoxX family protein, which produces MEPTRPRTWSALALAGLLGTAGVTHFAKPKAYDAIVPRSLPGEPRTWTRLSGVAELALAVTVAAPRTRRLGGLLAAGFFAAIFPANVKMANDLRNAPPRTRALALGRLPLQAPLIVWALRVRHAAP; this is translated from the coding sequence ATGGAACCGACTCGTCCCCGGACGTGGTCCGCGCTCGCGTTGGCCGGACTGCTCGGCACGGCGGGTGTCACGCACTTCGCGAAACCGAAGGCATATGACGCGATCGTGCCACGATCGCTGCCGGGCGAGCCGAGGACCTGGACCCGCCTGTCCGGCGTCGCGGAACTGGCGTTGGCGGTGACGGTGGCCGCACCCCGGACCCGGCGACTCGGCGGACTCCTCGCCGCCGGTTTCTTCGCGGCGATCTTCCCGGCAAACGTGAAAATGGCCAACGACCTTCGGAATGCCCCACCGCGGACCCGGGCCCTGGCGCTCGGCCGGCTGCCGCTCCAGGCGCCGCTGATCGTCTGGGCGCTGCGCGTCCGCCATGCCGCACCTTGA